One Prolixibacteraceae bacterium DNA segment encodes these proteins:
- a CDS encoding MATE family efflux transporter has product MNKNKNMELESTPIKKLFWKYFIPSFTSVAVNSLYNIVDRIFIGHGVGAYALSGLSAVFPIMIIMMAFGMLVGMGAGVRISINMGKGDMSRAAKVLGNALTLLILLALGVTVLGFAVKGPVLKLFGASNQTIGYANDYLNIILFGTIFNMVGFGMNNLIRSEGNAKIAMYSIIISAGTNLILDPIFIFCFDMGVKGAAIATIISMAILCIWVLYHFVKSPKANIHVKREDMKLQGDIVWYIFTIGFAPFSMQIAASLVQGILNTQLIKYGGDLAVGAMGIINSVINLIIMSMIAINMASQPIIGYNIGAKKYKNVKEVLFLGIRFATVVGVICWIIVELYPQGIVKLFNHDSPELMKLSTRGLRVLLITLPVVGFQVVVSNYFQSIGKALTATIMSLLRQVILLIPLLLVIPQHYGLEGVWICGPISDTMSFIFVLFLFFFEMKKLNKNIEQNI; this is encoded by the coding sequence ATGAATAAGAACAAAAACATGGAGCTTGAGAGTACTCCAATAAAAAAACTCTTTTGGAAATACTTCATCCCTTCTTTCACGAGTGTAGCGGTCAATTCTCTATATAATATTGTAGATAGAATCTTTATAGGTCACGGAGTTGGTGCTTATGCACTATCAGGACTTAGTGCTGTCTTCCCTATTATGATTATCATGATGGCATTTGGCATGCTGGTGGGGATGGGTGCAGGAGTACGTATCTCAATAAATATGGGTAAAGGCGACATGAGTAGAGCCGCAAAAGTACTCGGAAATGCCTTAACTCTTTTAATTCTTCTTGCCCTAGGAGTTACTGTTCTCGGATTTGCTGTAAAAGGGCCTGTATTGAAGCTCTTTGGAGCAAGTAATCAGACAATAGGTTATGCGAATGACTATCTTAATATCATCCTATTTGGTACGATATTTAACATGGTAGGTTTTGGTATGAACAACCTAATAAGATCTGAAGGCAATGCTAAAATTGCAATGTATTCAATTATTATTAGTGCAGGAACAAATTTAATTCTAGATCCAATCTTTATCTTTTGCTTCGATATGGGAGTAAAAGGTGCAGCTATAGCAACAATAATATCTATGGCTATATTATGCATATGGGTTTTGTATCACTTTGTAAAAAGCCCAAAAGCCAATATCCACGTAAAAAGGGAGGACATGAAATTGCAAGGTGACATTGTTTGGTATATTTTCACCATAGGTTTTGCACCTTTCTCTATGCAAATAGCGGCAAGTTTAGTTCAAGGAATACTGAACACCCAGCTCATTAAGTATGGAGGAGATTTGGCTGTTGGTGCGATGGGAATTATCAATAGTGTCATCAATCTAATAATTATGTCAATGATTGCTATCAATATGGCTTCTCAACCAATTATTGGATATAATATTGGAGCAAAGAAATACAAAAATGTAAAAGAGGTTTTATTTTTAGGAATTCGTTTTGCCACCGTAGTTGGGGTCATTTGTTGGATTATTGTTGAGCTTTACCCACAAGGTATTGTAAAACTATTTAACCACGATAGTCCAGAACTTATGAAGCTCTCGACTAGAGGTCTTCGTGTTCTTCTTATCACTCTTCCTGTAGTTGGATTCCAAGTAGTAGTATCAAACTACTTCCAATCTATTGGTAAAGCTCTCACGGCTACGATTATGTCACTTTTACGTCAAGTAATTCTACTTATCCCTCTTCTTTTAGTTATTCCACAGCATTATGGATTAGAAGGAGTATGGATATGTGGTCCAATAAGCGACACAATGTCTTTTATATTTGTTCTATTTCTTTTCTTTTTTGAGATGAAGAAGCTTAACAAAAATATAGAGCAGAACATCTAA
- a CDS encoding S9 family peptidase: MRRIHYRLLCSLLACGLFSIHIAKAQGQQDNDVMTPEILWSFGRIGDMQVSPTGERVAYGVSYYSVKDNKASRDIYVKDLNGDVQQITHTPENEFGIQWRPDGKKIGYLSSKSGSVQMWEMDVNGSDNKQVTDIDGGIQGFKYSPNMKRILFVKSVKLDADIHDLYPDLPKANARLETDIMYRHWDRWHDYTYNHIFVAAYTTGTIGAATDIMPNERYDAPMKPFGGIEEINWNTESNAIAYTCKKLVGKEYATSTNSDIYLYSIEDKTTKNLTEGMMGYDKSPTFSPNGKYIAWSSMERDGYEADKNRIFVMTLKNGKKKDVTALWDQSIHGLVWANDSKSIYGISDIHATDEIYQVSVKKNNIRRVTNGIHNYQSVQIAKDGLIAQRVSMSAPAELYKVNTKTGQDVAITEVTKPIMDKLKMGKVEKRWVNTTDGKKELVWVIYPPHFDPNKKYPALLYCQGGPQGTVSQFWSYRWNFQMMAANDYIIVAPNRRGLPGFGQKWCEEISKDYGGQCMDDYISAIDSIAKLPYVDENNLGAVGASFGGYSVYYLAGHNQNKRFNAFISHCGIFNFDQMYSTTEEMFFVNWDIGGPYWDKNNAAAQKSYKEFSPHKFVDNWNSPILVIHGAKDFRIPYTQGMGAFNTAIMKGVPAEFLYFPDECHWVLKPQNGILWQRVFFNFLDKNLKK; encoded by the coding sequence ATGAGACGTATTCACTATCGATTGTTATGCTCATTATTGGCTTGTGGACTGTTTTCAATTCATATTGCGAAAGCACAAGGACAACAAGACAATGATGTAATGACTCCTGAAATTTTATGGTCTTTTGGACGTATTGGAGATATGCAAGTTTCTCCTACTGGCGAAAGAGTAGCTTATGGCGTAAGCTACTATAGCGTAAAAGACAACAAAGCCTCTAGAGATATCTATGTGAAAGATCTAAATGGGGATGTTCAACAAATCACCCATACTCCCGAAAATGAATTTGGAATTCAATGGCGCCCTGATGGAAAGAAGATTGGTTACCTTTCATCTAAAAGTGGTTCTGTTCAAATGTGGGAAATGGATGTAAATGGATCAGACAATAAACAAGTCACTGATATTGACGGGGGTATTCAAGGATTCAAATATAGTCCAAACATGAAGAGAATCCTATTCGTCAAATCAGTAAAACTAGATGCTGATATTCATGATCTTTATCCTGATCTTCCTAAGGCAAATGCACGCTTAGAAACAGATATTATGTACCGTCATTGGGATCGTTGGCATGATTATACATACAATCATATATTTGTAGCAGCTTACACTACAGGAACAATTGGTGCTGCAACGGATATTATGCCAAACGAACGCTATGATGCCCCAATGAAACCTTTTGGAGGAATTGAAGAGATTAACTGGAATACAGAGAGTAATGCAATTGCATATACTTGTAAAAAGCTTGTTGGTAAAGAATATGCAACCTCTACTAATTCTGACATTTATCTGTATAGTATAGAGGATAAGACAACCAAAAATCTTACCGAAGGGATGATGGGATACGATAAGTCTCCTACATTCTCACCAAATGGAAAATATATTGCATGGAGTAGTATGGAGCGTGATGGATATGAAGCAGATAAGAACCGTATCTTTGTAATGACTCTTAAGAATGGTAAGAAGAAAGACGTTACTGCTCTATGGGATCAATCTATTCACGGACTTGTTTGGGCAAATGACAGTAAATCTATCTACGGAATCTCAGACATCCATGCAACAGATGAAATCTATCAAGTATCGGTGAAAAAAAACAATATTCGAAGAGTTACAAACGGAATCCACAACTATCAGTCTGTACAAATTGCAAAAGATGGCCTTATTGCTCAAAGAGTATCTATGAGTGCTCCTGCTGAGCTTTACAAAGTAAATACTAAAACAGGTCAAGATGTAGCTATTACCGAAGTTACAAAACCTATTATGGACAAGTTAAAAATGGGTAAGGTAGAAAAACGCTGGGTAAATACTACAGACGGGAAGAAAGAGTTAGTATGGGTTATATATCCTCCTCATTTCGATCCTAATAAAAAATATCCTGCTTTGCTTTACTGTCAAGGTGGTCCACAAGGAACTGTAAGTCAATTTTGGTCATATCGTTGGAACTTTCAAATGATGGCAGCAAACGATTATATCATTGTTGCACCAAACAGAAGGGGTCTTCCTGGTTTTGGTCAAAAGTGGTGTGAAGAGATTTCTAAGGACTATGGTGGACAATGTATGGATGACTATATCTCTGCAATTGATTCCATCGCAAAGTTACCATATGTAGATGAAAACAATTTAGGAGCTGTTGGTGCAAGTTTTGGAGGATACTCAGTATATTATCTTGCTGGACACAATCAAAATAAACGTTTCAACGCCTTCATTTCTCACTGTGGTATCTTCAATTTTGATCAGATGTATAGTACTACAGAAGAGATGTTCTTTGTTAATTGGGACATAGGAGGTCCATACTGGGATAAGAACAATGCAGCTGCACAAAAAAGCTACAAAGAATTTTCTCCTCACAAGTTTGTAGACAATTGGAATAGTCCAATACTAGTGATTCATGGTGCAAAAGATTTTCGCATCCCATACACTCAAGGAATGGGAGCCTTTAATACTGCAATCATGAAAGGAGTTCCTGCAGAATTTCTTTACTTTCCAGACGAATGCCATTGGGTTCTTAAACCTCAAAATGGAATCTTGTGGCAACGTGTTTTCTTTAACTTCTTAGACAAGAACCTGAAGAAATAA